The Zygotorulaspora mrakii chromosome 3, complete sequence genome includes a region encoding these proteins:
- the RPM2 gene encoding ribonuclease P (similar to Saccharomyces cerevisiae RPM2 (YML091C); ancestral locus Anc_8.865) — protein MAFKSFKYKFYSKGYHCSAAQKNSTSFFDSSYQYFRQNQGLVSLDTAIPQSNVQHLNPYPVLSANVNYNNLDDVLNTQDGAVATTHEEQHEEESVALERNRSSSINHSRQQKPVSAIGRNSMGDSNGSRGLLPPIQRDALIDHNLSKKFYSTTATGKSGTSAPVYVAVGATGISGSTVINNHNQTNFDVDLQKKAPSQDIVPGTATASGATPTVETLPWEEDTESSLNPSTFLTTHINEINEAYRTRDYNKINPLYQALKRNGIVPPLEVYSKVLESLAKRDLDKDDLDYKMSELLTCYQDMIINKLKPSDEIYNIVLGYLFKGSILAYKIRNSNGSDFYKIASELYLTIDTQNKQHQFSKEVLDHALLAMNLYPGHLSLQTAQEVVNSSPFFKKDCFYYVAFISYAKLTNDNVLIKKLYEEFRAALTADQSLKSKEFEVYTMTLSGLVETGDLDLAIKLLDTLTIELKEKNGSGEILSLMLSNFLISVSKIDCHRAYELWSKFHKMRWIPEFSYEFYLVLLANSFEDWKLSKKIYDCIFPMRAQFKDARRELSDYLLRPIGVESVMTSLLDYALQSKDNEMIMKILEESVIKNLKFDVGVYQFIFAYLKEIKCPDDYLLRFIATHGSLFNQDTKSIDSYEFLNGIIDHFPSQVILKKITEMKFFSELCRNFNMGASKAINYGGLIGCMRSLWASPQTIDKYSYNLEIHAILIMRLLDFDTYYNIMDNEILIDFKEKVLDRFSKLAINYRRLNFDPNKVPGAVSQAIKMIDLPDDVAGFYSHPGDWDKTYPLALGSAIRNSGSTGIKEFKRLKKENYSFDYDTYKELVKKGVINSETISASLDLCADEEELKYLTNTMCVKCTGKNLEKTLLEHPSFQIRILPSLTDESLLRLAKNCSLDHWINQAQFPKKFKSIAAQAEFKSSIGYVYDQLSKNKEYSRILLFNKVCPVLNIEILLKSCIRTGNYELYRQMFEKYRDHLGPSALDIQSEYLINRGRIDEAVNLIKSASVRTPCKTLDIYTFGLFLQSFYKEVTSYEAPEDTLQLANLLSAQSSFMGMLSLYDTITKSDTFLIESDITFAVKSEILEQMLNNLYDATELVDVNSEEVSDKFNSKIQNYFRFRAFLKLPQLQLGDLKQLLGIWAKVNPFAIDTLFNNMVETIYLNPNGRLLYLEHDLSVSFKPHDIHELCADIENFYKMEEDAENTSKVQKFKSLLDDMIR, from the coding sequence ATGGCattcaaatctttcaaatacaaGTTCTACTCAAAGGGCTACCATTGCTCAGCTGCACAGAAGAACTCTACGTCTTTTTTTGACAGTTCGTACCAGTACTTCAGACAAAACCAAGGTCTGGTGAGCCTCGATACGGCTATACCGCAGTCAAATGTGCAACACCTAAATCCTTATCCGGTGCTGAGTGCCAACGTCAACTACAATAATCTGGATGATGTACTGAATACACAGGATGGTGCGGTGGCCACGACACACGAGGAGCAGCACGAGGAGGAGTCAGTGGCTCTAGAGAGGAACAGATCGTCGTCCATAAACCATTCCAGGCAACAGAAACCAGTTTCGGCAATAGGGAGAAATAGTATGGGTGATTCTAATGGCAGCAGAGGTCTCTTGCCGCCAATACAGCGAGATGCATTGATAGATCACAACCTGTCTAAGAAGTTTTACTCAACGACAGCCACAGGGAAGTCGGGAACCTCGGCTCCTGTGTATGTTGCGGTTGGAGCCACCGGAATAAGTGGCTCAACCGTGATAAATAATCACAATCAGACTAATTTTGATGTCgatttgcaaaagaaagcacCCTCACAAGATATTGTACCCGGAACTGCAACCGCCAGCGGAGCCACTCCTACTGTTGAGACGCTCCCGTGGGAAGAAGATACCGAATCATCTCTTAATCCATCTACTTTCCTGACTACTCACATCAACGAGATCAATGAAGCATACCGTACCCGCGATTACAACAAGATTAACCCCCTATATCAAGCATTGAAACGTAATGGAATCGTACCACCTTTAGAAGTTTACTCGAAAGTTTTAGAGTCTTTGGCAAAACGGGACCTGGATAAAGACGATTTAGACTATAAAATGTCGGAGCTACTAACGTGCTACCAGGATATGATTATCAATAAATTGAAGCCATCTGATGAAATATACAATATTGTTCTAGgttatcttttcaaaggtTCAATTCTCGCTTACAAAATCCGCAACTCCAACGGTTCAGATTTCTACAAAATTGCTTCGGAACTTTATTTAACCATCGATACTCAAAACAAACAACATCAGTTCTCTAAAGAAGTGCTAGATCATGCACTATTAGCAATGAATCTTTATCCCGGCCACCTCAGCTTACAAACTGCTCAAGAAGTGGTCAATTCATCACCTTTTTTTAAAAAGGACTGCTTTTATTACGTTGCATTCATTTCATATGCAAAATTAACTAATGATAATGTACTGATTAAAAAACTTTATGAAGAGTTTAGAGCTGCTTTAACTGCTGATCagtctttgaaatctaaagaatttgaagtttATACGATGACGCTCTCTGGTCTAGTAGAAACTGGTGATCTTGATTTAGCAATAAAACTTTTGGATACACTTACGATTGAactaaaagaaaagaatggtTCTGGTGAAATTCTGTCGTTGATGTTATCCAATTTTCTCATCTCTGTCAGCAAGATTGACTGTCACAGAGCTTATGAACTATGGTCAAAATTTCATAAAATGAGGTGGATACCGGAATTCTCATACGAGTTTTATCTGGTTCTGTTGGCAAATAGCTTTGAAGATTGGAAATTGTCCAAGAAAATTTACGACTGCATCTTCCCAATGAGAGCTCAATTCAAGGATGCGAGAAGAGAGCTCTCAGATTATTTATTACGTCCAATAGGTGTGGAATCTGTTATGACTTCATTACTAGATTATGCATTACAGTCGAAAGATAATGagatgataatgaaaattcttgaagagTCAGTAATTAAAAATCTAAAATTTGACGTTGGTGTTTACCAATTTATATTTgcatatttgaaagagatcAAATGTCCGGACGATTATCTTCTCAGATTTATTGCAACTCATGGCTCTCTGTTTAATCAGGATACCAAAAGTATTGATAGTtatgaatttttgaatggaATCATAGATCATTTCCCATCTCAAgtaattttgaagaaaataacagagatgaaatttttcagtgaaCTTTGTCGGAATTTCAATATGGGCGCATCCAAAGCAATTAACTATGGTGGATTAATTGGTTGTATGAGAAGTCTTTGGGCATCCCCACAAACAATTGACAAGTACTCTTATAATCTGGAAATTCATGCAATTCTGATCATGAGATTATTGGACTTTGACACTTATTATAACATAATggataatgaaattttgattgattTCAAGGAAAAAGTTTTGGACcggttttcaaaattggcGATAAATTACAGAAGATTAAATTTTGACCCAAATAAAGTACCGGGTGCAGTTTCGCAAGCAATCAAAATGATCGATTTACCAGACGATGTAGCTGGATTCTATAGCCATCCTGGGGATTGGGACAAAACTTATCCGCTAGCACTCGGTTCTGCAATTAGAAACTCTGGCAGTACCGGTATAAAGGAATTCAAAAgactgaaaaaagagaattatAGCTTTGATTATGATACTTATAAAGAACTGGTCAAAAAAGGAGTAATTAATTCCGAAACTATTTCTGCCAGTCTAGATTTATGCGcggatgaagaagaactgAAATATCTGACGAATACAATGTGCGTCAAATGTACCGGAAAAAATTTAGAGAAAACTCTGCTGGAAcatccttcttttcaaattagGATTTTGCCCTCTTTGACTGATGAATCCTTATTACGCCTGGCTAAGAATTGCTCATTGGATCATTGGATTAACCAGGCCCAATTTCCtaaaaagttcaaaagtATCGCGGCTCAAGCAGAATTCAAGTCTTCCATTGGCTACGTGTATGATCAACTATCTAAGAACAAGGAATACTCCAGGATTttgcttttcaataaagTGTGTCCTGTGCTCAACATAGAAATTCTACTCAAATCCTGCATAAGAACAGGAAACTACGAATTATATCGCCAAATGTTCGAAAAATACAGAGATCATTTGGGACCTTCTGCATTAGATATACAGTCTGAGTATCTGATCAACAGGGGCAGAATCGATGAGGCTGTTAATCTGATAAAGTCCGCAAGTGTTCGTACTCCATGTAAGACTTTGGACATTTACACGTTCGGGCTTTTCTTACAGAGTTTTTACAAAGAGGTTACGTCCTACGAGGCTCCGGAGGACACTTTACAGTTGGCTAATCTTTTGTCTGCTCAATCAAGCTTTATGGGGATGTTGTCACTTTACGATACAATAACGAAATCTGATACTTTTTTAATTGAAAGTGATATTACATTTGCTGTCAAATCTGAAATTCTGGAACAGATGCTAAACAACTTATATGATGCTACTGAATTGGTAGATGTCAATAGCGAAGAAGTGTCAGACAAattcaacagcaaaataCAAAATTACTTCAGATTCAGagcatttttgaaattgccaCAATTGCAACTAGGTGATTTGAAACAACTATTGGGTATCTGGGCGAAGGTGAATCCATTTGCCATCGATACGTTGTTTAACAACATGGTTGAAACGATTTATTTGAACCCCAATGGTAGACTTCTGTACCTGGAACATGATTTGTCTGTGTCGTTTAAACCACATGACATCCACGAGTTATGTGCTGATATCGAAAACTTTTATAAGATGGAAGAGGATGCAGAAAATACAAGCAAGGTCCAAAAGTTCAAATCACTTTTGGACGATATGATAAGATGA
- the RSC9 gene encoding Rsc9p (similar to Saccharomyces cerevisiae RSC9 (YML127W); ancestral locus Anc_8.866) encodes MSVFTTNSPTPQAATDTPTSIGGNGDDHMGADGEDVNNTNMFSNMVAQPIKVTRNQSDGVSIGTNTKSLQYSLANLTVFQNLPRETSRGVDDLTRMKMAILSGVPEEVKWALKKYLAYSNKAPYMINLKDLPSLLPLFRKFISRLEKMIERFDSPLFGDPESLDILQTGLNSILILRNLSQDTESIQVLVNDKYIKSFILHILQNFECVATSSSDWQLFQGNASFFNELTHYVLDLMEAISSYIAPAKKDDLYFKTLLSLLNYTKDRYMVISILRSLSRLLVRSKADEESAADNINEKTLSLIVSFLIVECDNELMSASLDFLYQYILPGSQRISFLLGDPHRFATLAAILPKLLTYNVVQPNYSTLERTDIKLVKRLRPPAPTVAPELNKELFAQLFEMNEPMRSTAWLRCCFEPVTDAEFTQISLWRAYESKFSQPVRDSGRKLLPAVEFIKNVSNAFHEASAMVITDPTTGKKRFVMKGIQPRVRPLGIVEGEVAARNPLPSLQSKFLDEVTNVTPSKQEELPQVRFPTKLSNLSKAAATFLCLLSNESEGPGSKFCTTIKPVILHKLADIPPLSCALSEYMDNTPGL; translated from the coding sequence ATGAGCGTTTTCACAACCAACTCACCTACCCCACAGGCTGCTACCGATACTCCAACGTCAATTGGGGGCAATGGCGACGATCACATGGGTGCCGATGGTGAAGATGTAAATAATACCAACATGTTCTCAAATATGGTTGCTCAACCCATCAAAGTTACCAGAAATCAGTCTGACGGTGTTTCTATTGGAACAAATACGAAATCGCTGCAGTACTCTTTGGCAAATCTAACAGTTTTCCAGAATTTGCCAAGGGAAACTTCTCGTGGCGTGGACGATCTAACCAGAATGAAAATGGCTATTCTAAGTGGTGTGCCCGAGGAAGTTAAATGGGCgctgaagaaatatttggcATATAGTAATAAGGCACCCTATATGATTAACCTTAAGGATTTGCCAAGTTTGTTACCTCTCTTTAGGAAGTTCATCAGTCggctggaaaaaatgattgaacGCTTTGATAGTCCCCTCTTCGGCGATCCAGAATCTTTGGATATTCTACAGACCGGTTTGAATAGTATACttattttgagaaatttgagTCAAGATACGGAGTCAATCCAGGTTTTGGTCAATGATAAAtacatcaaaagtttcatccTACACATTTTACAAAACTTTGAATGCGTGGCAACATCAAGTTCTGACTGGCAACTATTTCAGGGAAATGCttcctttttcaatgaGCTTACTCATTATGTCTTGGACCTAATGGAAGCTATATCGTCTTACATAGCTCcggcaaaaaaagatgatttatatttcaaaacacTACTTTCCCTACTTAATTATACAAAGGATAGGTATATGGTAATTTCAATCCTGAGGTCATTATCACGTTTACTCGTTAGGTCAAAAGCTGATGAGGAAAGTGCCGCTGACaatataaatgaaaaaacacTCTCGCTaattgtctcttttttgattgttgAGTGTGATAATGAACTAATGTCCGCAAGCTTGGATTTCCTTTATCAATATATTCTACCAGGGAGTCAAAGAATATCCTTTTTGCTAGGGGACCCACACAGATTTGCGACGTTAGCAGCTATATTACCCAAATTATTAACGTATAATGTCGTCCAACCAAATTATTCCACTTTAGAAAGAACTGATATCAAATTGGTGAAACGATTGAGACCACCTGCACCTACAGTGGCTCCAGAACTTAACAAAGAATTATTTGCACAACTTTTTGAGATGAACGAGCCAATGAGGTCTACCGCATGGTTACGATGCTGTTTTGAACCCGTAACCGATGCAGAATTTACGCAAATAAGCCTCTGGAGAGCATatgaatcaaaattttcccaGCCAGTTCGCGATTCTGGAAGAAAACTCCTGCCAGCAGTTGAATTCATTAAAAATGTTTCAAATGCGTTCCATGAGGCCTCCGCAATGGTTATCACAGATCCCACGACtgggaaaaaaagatttgttATGAAAGGTATTCAGCCAAGAGTAAGACCCCTCGGTATTGTTGAGGGTGAAGTGGCTGCAAGAAATCCTTTGCCATCCTTACAGTCAAAATTCTTAGATGAAGTTACGAATGTTACTCCAtcaaaacaagaagaacTACCGCAGGTACGATTTCCCACAAAGCTTTCTAATTTGTCAAAAGCAGCGGCAACTTTTCTCTGCTTACTATCGAATGAATCAGAGGGCCCCGGATCTAAATTTTGCACTACGATTAAGCCAGTTATTCTTCACAAGCTCGCGGATATACCGCCACTGAGTTGTGCACTTTCTGAATATATGGATAATACACCAGGGCTGTAA